In one window of Duganella dendranthematis DNA:
- a CDS encoding SpoVR family protein — MNDMTAKPRHPNALPEQSEWTFELIEQIHQEIRRVAEGFGLDTYPNQLEIITAEQMMDAYTSVGMPVSYNHWSFGKHFLSTEKGYKRGQMGLAYEIVINSNPCIAYLMEENSLTMQSLVIAHAAYGHNSFFKGNYLFRTWTDAEAIVDYMVFAKNYIAECEQRHGIDAVETLLDSCHAIQNYGVDRYKRPAKLSLMEERARQKEREAYVQSQLNDLWRTLPRREEEETAKAAKRFPVEPEENLLYFIEKYAPLLEPWQREMVRIVRKISQYFYPQRQTQVMNEGWATFWHYTILNQLYDESVIGDGFMMEFLKSHTNVVYQPPVNSPHYSGINPYALGFAMMTDIRRICENPTDEDREWFPDIAGSDWQKTLDFAMRNFKDESFIAQYLSPKLIREFHFFAVLDDDNNEKLNVSAIHDDSGYRYVRQQLAEQYNLGNREPNIQVWSVNTQDDRALTLRHTQFQRRPLNQQAGEVLKHVARLWGFDVHLETVAPNGEVISTLEVRREKRSRIP, encoded by the coding sequence ATGAATGACATGACCGCCAAACCGCGTCACCCCAACGCCCTGCCCGAGCAGTCGGAATGGACCTTTGAGCTGATCGAACAGATTCACCAGGAAATCCGCCGCGTGGCCGAAGGCTTCGGGCTGGATACGTATCCGAACCAGCTGGAGATCATCACCGCCGAGCAGATGATGGACGCCTACACCTCGGTCGGCATGCCGGTGTCGTACAACCACTGGTCGTTCGGCAAGCATTTCCTCAGCACCGAGAAGGGCTACAAGCGCGGGCAAATGGGACTGGCGTACGAGATCGTCATCAACTCCAATCCCTGCATCGCCTACCTGATGGAGGAAAACAGCCTGACCATGCAGTCGTTGGTGATCGCGCATGCGGCCTATGGGCACAACTCCTTCTTCAAGGGCAATTACCTGTTCCGTACCTGGACCGATGCCGAGGCCATCGTCGATTACATGGTGTTCGCCAAGAACTACATCGCCGAGTGCGAACAGCGCCATGGCATCGACGCGGTCGAAACGCTGCTCGATTCCTGCCACGCGATCCAGAACTACGGCGTCGACCGCTACAAACGGCCGGCCAAGCTGTCGCTGATGGAAGAGCGCGCGCGGCAGAAGGAACGCGAAGCCTATGTGCAGTCGCAGCTCAACGACCTGTGGCGCACCTTGCCGCGCCGCGAGGAAGAAGAAACCGCCAAGGCCGCCAAGCGCTTTCCGGTCGAGCCGGAAGAAAATCTGCTGTACTTCATCGAGAAGTACGCGCCGCTGCTGGAACCGTGGCAGCGCGAGATGGTGCGGATCGTCCGCAAGATCTCCCAGTACTTTTACCCGCAGCGCCAGACCCAGGTGATGAACGAAGGCTGGGCCACCTTCTGGCATTACACCATCCTCAACCAGTTGTACGATGAGAGCGTGATCGGCGACGGCTTCATGATGGAGTTCCTCAAGAGCCATACCAACGTGGTGTACCAGCCGCCGGTCAACAGCCCGCATTACAGCGGCATCAACCCGTATGCACTGGGCTTTGCGATGATGACCGACATCCGGCGCATCTGCGAAAATCCGACCGATGAGGACCGCGAATGGTTCCCCGACATCGCCGGCAGCGACTGGCAAAAGACGCTCGATTTCGCCATGCGCAATTTCAAGGACGAGAGCTTCATCGCCCAGTATCTGTCGCCCAAGCTGATCCGTGAGTTCCACTTCTTCGCCGTGCTGGACGACGACAACAACGAGAAGCTCAACGTCTCGGCCATCCACGACGACAGCGGCTACCGATACGTGCGCCAGCAACTTGCGGAACAATATAATCTGGGTAACCGTGAGCCCAACATCCAGGTATGGTCGGTCAACACCCAGGACGACCGCGCGCTGACCTTGCGCCATACCCAGTTCCAGCGCCGTCCGCTGAACCAGCAGGCCGGCGAAGTGCTGAAGCATGTTGCACGCTTATGGGGCTTCGACGTCCATCTGGAAACAGTGGCGCCAAACGGCGAAGTCA